A genome region from Fodinibius salicampi includes the following:
- a CDS encoding SatD family protein produces the protein MKRYLVLIADIESSKEIKEEQREALQDKMQEELDYLNQTDHAPVAPYTITLGDEFQAVFEEADRLFVHLLRILAVLYPVRIRFSLGVGSIATPINNEQAIGMDGPAFHEARRGMEKLKESGFFFHLNVEEEDNTTLSLINNSLRLLSHEIKTWKKNRLSILHMSKEGKDYKEIVEQLDISPPAFYKNREAGALDVISKLMDNISELIDQQLTK, from the coding sequence ATGAAACGATATTTGGTACTTATAGCGGATATTGAGTCTTCGAAGGAGATCAAAGAAGAACAACGAGAGGCTTTACAGGATAAAATGCAGGAAGAATTGGATTATTTAAATCAAACTGATCATGCGCCAGTTGCTCCTTATACCATTACACTGGGGGATGAATTTCAGGCGGTATTTGAAGAGGCAGATAGGCTGTTTGTTCATCTACTTCGAATTCTAGCTGTTTTGTATCCCGTGAGAATACGTTTCTCCTTGGGGGTGGGTAGTATCGCTACGCCTATAAATAACGAACAGGCCATTGGAATGGATGGTCCGGCTTTTCACGAGGCACGCAGAGGAATGGAGAAACTGAAAGAGAGCGGCTTCTTTTTTCATCTGAATGTGGAAGAGGAGGATAATACCACGCTGTCTCTTATCAATAACAGCCTTCGGTTGCTTTCCCATGAAATAAAAACATGGAAGAAAAACCGATTATCAATTTTACACATGTCGAAAGAGGGAAAGGATTACAAAGAGATTGTGGAACAGCTGGATATTTCTCCGCCGGCATTTTATAAAAATAGAGAGGCGGGCGCACTGGATGTTATCAGTAAACTAATGGATAATATATCTGAACTTATTGACCAACAACTAACAAAATGA
- a CDS encoding MFS transporter, translated as MRNYLQFVLKEKRLLSFGFTFTFFSSFGQTFLISLFVPFFLSDFNLSNASFGSIYSVATLASAFTLPFIGKWIDYLPLKKFSLLVAMGLMIAAFTVSVSWHVAILFIGLLLLRLAGQGLSSHTAQTAMAKFFRLQRGKALSIANLGYPIGEAILPLMITALIPILTWRGAWGGISLAIGILLIPFVINILSGKTEELTTPESATDDSEASPADYSIVLTDIRFYLLLPAVLLPAFWITGLFLYQVSIAEQLGWSATLIASAFVAFAGARIISSLGVGPIIDKLSARQLFPYYMLPIGSGFLVAYFHPGPWSAFAYMFLLGVTMGFGSNLKSALWAEMYGEDSVGTIRSLFSALMVFSTALSPFLMGWLLDNSIAMTDILLSAFITVIIGTLMAMLAFRKQLWG; from the coding sequence ATGAGGAATTATCTGCAGTTTGTGCTGAAAGAAAAGCGCCTGCTGTCCTTCGGTTTCACTTTTACTTTTTTCTCCAGCTTTGGACAAACCTTTTTAATTTCTCTCTTTGTCCCCTTTTTCTTATCCGATTTTAACCTCTCTAATGCCAGTTTCGGCTCTATTTATTCAGTAGCAACCCTTGCCAGTGCGTTCACCCTTCCCTTTATAGGTAAGTGGATTGATTATTTACCACTAAAAAAGTTCAGCTTATTGGTGGCAATGGGACTTATGATCGCTGCTTTTACGGTTTCCGTTTCGTGGCATGTTGCAATTTTATTCATTGGACTTCTGTTACTCCGCTTAGCCGGACAGGGACTAAGCAGTCATACAGCCCAAACAGCTATGGCTAAGTTTTTTCGGCTTCAGCGTGGCAAGGCCCTTAGCATTGCTAACCTCGGATATCCTATAGGAGAAGCCATCCTGCCATTAATGATCACAGCATTGATTCCTATTTTAACATGGAGAGGTGCATGGGGCGGTATCTCATTGGCTATCGGTATACTTCTGATTCCTTTTGTAATAAATATTCTAAGTGGTAAAACCGAAGAGCTTACGACACCTGAATCTGCTACTGATGATTCGGAAGCTTCTCCTGCAGATTACAGCATAGTACTTACAGATATACGATTTTATCTGCTCTTACCGGCTGTACTTTTACCGGCATTCTGGATAACAGGTCTGTTCTTATATCAGGTCTCTATTGCTGAACAGCTGGGATGGTCTGCTACACTCATTGCGTCTGCTTTTGTTGCCTTCGCCGGAGCCAGGATCATCAGTTCCCTGGGAGTAGGTCCAATTATTGATAAACTTAGTGCTCGACAGCTATTTCCCTATTACATGCTTCCCATAGGAAGCGGATTTTTAGTCGCCTATTTTCATCCCGGACCATGGTCGGCCTTTGCCTATATGTTTTTACTAGGCGTAACCATGGGATTTGGCAGTAATCTTAAATCTGCTCTTTGGGCTGAAATGTACGGAGAGGATTCTGTCGGTACGATTCGCAGTCTGTTTTCTGCACTCATGGTATTCAGTACGGCCTTAAGCCCCTTTTTAATGGGTTGGCTTCTGGACAATAGTATTGCCATGACTGATATTTTGCTCAGTGCTTTTATCACCGTAATCATCGGTACGTTAATGGCGATGCTTGCTTTCCGTAAGCAGTTGTGGGGGTAA